Proteins encoded by one window of Erythrobacter sp.:
- a CDS encoding NAD(P) transhydrogenase subunit alpha — protein MDFISILSIFVLACFVGYYVVWSVTPALHTPLMAVTNAISSVIIVGALIASAEAGSAVAKWLGLLAVVLASVNIFGGFAVTERMLAMYKKKDK, from the coding sequence ATGGACTTCATATCAATCCTCTCGATCTTCGTGCTGGCCTGCTTTGTCGGCTATTACGTCGTCTGGTCGGTCACGCCTGCGCTGCACACGCCGCTGATGGCGGTGACCAATGCGATTTCCTCGGTCATCATCGTCGGTGCGCTGATTGCCAGCGCAGAGGCGGGGAGTGCGGTGGCGAAGTGGCTGGGGCTGCTCGCGGTGGTGCTGGCGAGCGTCAACATCTTCGGCGGCTTCGCGGTGACCGAGCGGATGCTGGCGATGTACAAGAAGAAGGATAAGTGA
- a CDS encoding entericidin A/B family lipoprotein yields MKLLICALLGLTLVTLSACNTVKGLGRDIESVGEAGDRAI; encoded by the coding sequence ATGAAGCTGCTGATTTGCGCCCTGCTGGGCCTGACACTGGTAACGCTTTCGGCGTGCAATACGGTGAAGGGCCTTGGGCGCGACATTGAATCCGTCGGTGAAGCTGGCGATCGCGCCATCTGA
- a CDS encoding DUF4281 domain-containing protein → MIWDALFAAANGWALLMWLVLIALPRGPFLQSLVFYGGSGLLCLAYVVLMVLLLGGLVDPVSTGEGGSASFYTIAGVRALFGSDAGVTIGWIHYLALDLFAGLWIARDADQKRFSQLAQAPVLLLTFIAGPAGLLLWFLIRERRARALAGPRKRLKL, encoded by the coding sequence ATGATCTGGGATGCCCTGTTCGCCGCCGCCAATGGCTGGGCGCTGCTGATGTGGCTGGTGCTGATCGCGCTGCCGCGTGGCCCGTTCCTGCAATCGCTGGTATTCTATGGCGGGTCGGGACTGCTCTGTCTCGCCTATGTGGTGCTGATGGTGTTGCTGCTGGGCGGCTTGGTGGACCCGGTTTCCACGGGCGAGGGCGGCTCGGCCTCATTCTATACGATAGCCGGGGTGCGAGCGCTGTTTGGTTCGGACGCGGGGGTGACGATCGGCTGGATTCATTATCTCGCGCTGGACCTGTTCGCCGGACTCTGGATTGCGCGCGATGCGGACCAGAAGCGCTTCTCGCAGCTGGCGCAGGCCCCGGTGCTGCTGCTGACTTTCATTGCTGGGCCCGCCGGGTTGCTGCTGTGGTTCCTGATCCGCGAACGCCGCGCCCGCGCCTTGGCAGGCCCACGCAAGCGGCTAAAGCTGTGA
- a CDS encoding entericidin A/B family lipoprotein, which yields MARKIIFAFTAGVLALSASACNTVKGVGQDIESVGDAGDRAI from the coding sequence ATGGCACGTAAAATCATTTTCGCATTCACGGCAGGGGTTCTTGCCCTGTCGGCATCGGCCTGCAACACCGTGAAGGGCGTGGGCCAGGACATCGAATCCGTCGGCGACGCGGGCGATCGCGCTATTTGA
- a CDS encoding endonuclease domain-containing protein: MDDHTPESLKRARKLRKDMSLPEVLLWTHLRGKPSGQKFRKQHPLGDYVLDFYCAAKHLGIEVDGIAHDMGNRPARDSIRDDWLRGQGVEVMRVSASDVLKDASGTADAIVRYCAQLPPPSAAGAAATSPKGGGFTGASA, encoded by the coding sequence ATGGACGATCACACCCCCGAATCGCTCAAGCGAGCCAGGAAACTGCGCAAGGACATGTCCCTGCCTGAAGTGCTCCTGTGGACCCACCTGCGCGGTAAGCCATCCGGGCAGAAGTTCCGCAAGCAACACCCACTGGGTGATTACGTTCTCGATTTCTACTGCGCTGCCAAACACTTGGGTATTGAGGTTGATGGTATCGCACATGACATGGGCAATCGCCCTGCGCGGGATTCCATACGCGATGATTGGCTGCGCGGGCAGGGTGTCGAAGTCATGCGAGTATCCGCTTCCGACGTCTTGAAGGACGCTTCAGGGACTGCCGATGCGATTGTCCGCTATTGCGCTCAACTGCCCCCACCGTCAGCCGCTGGCGCGGCTGCCACCTCCCCCAAGGGGGGAGGATTTACCGGAGCTTCCGCCTAA
- a CDS encoding CpaF family protein encodes MSAFGRKNGTGGMSGGARPSFGVAKPMRGGPVTPSSDASLPGGEQFPPMPAEGAPLHGGGKNSEALSRLADRANAVHETQEIGGFEASVHKIKEQVLPRLLERVDPEAAATLSKEELSEEFRPIIMEVLAELKVTLNRREQFALEKVLIDELLGFGPLEELLNDPDITDIMVNGPDQTYIEKKGKLTIAPIKFRDESHLFQIAQRIVNQVGRRVDQTTPLADARLKDGSRVNVIVPPLSLRGTAISIRKFSEKPVTLDNLRDWGSMSDKMCTALKIAGACRMNIVISGGTGSGKTTMLNSLSKMIDPGERVLTIEDAAELRLQQPHWLPLETRPPNLEGQGAITIGDLVKNALRMRPDRIILGEIRGAECFDLLAAMNTGHDGSMCTLHANSPRECLGRMENMILMGDIKIPKEAISRQIAESVDLIVQVKRLRDGSRRTTNVTEVIGMEGDVIVTQELFAFEYLDEGEDGKIIGEHRSSGLRPYTLEKARQFGFDQAYLEACL; translated from the coding sequence ATGAGCGCTTTCGGAAGAAAGAACGGAACTGGCGGAATGAGCGGTGGCGCACGCCCGAGCTTCGGGGTCGCCAAACCGATGCGCGGTGGTCCGGTCACGCCCTCCTCCGATGCATCCCTTCCCGGAGGCGAACAGTTTCCCCCCATGCCCGCCGAAGGTGCCCCCCTGCATGGCGGCGGAAAGAACTCGGAGGCCTTGAGCCGCCTTGCCGATCGCGCCAATGCCGTTCACGAAACGCAGGAAATCGGAGGGTTCGAAGCCAGCGTTCACAAGATCAAGGAACAGGTGCTGCCGCGCCTGCTCGAACGGGTCGATCCTGAAGCGGCGGCCACGCTGTCCAAGGAAGAGCTCTCCGAAGAATTCCGCCCGATCATCATGGAAGTGCTGGCAGAGCTGAAAGTCACCCTGAACCGACGCGAGCAATTCGCTCTGGAAAAGGTGCTGATCGACGAGTTGCTCGGCTTCGGCCCCCTGGAAGAATTGCTCAACGATCCGGATATCACCGATATCATGGTCAACGGCCCGGACCAGACCTACATCGAAAAGAAGGGCAAGCTGACCATCGCGCCGATCAAGTTCCGCGATGAAAGCCACTTGTTCCAGATCGCCCAGCGCATCGTCAACCAGGTCGGCCGCCGCGTCGACCAGACCACTCCGCTGGCCGACGCCCGCCTCAAGGACGGCAGCCGCGTCAACGTGATCGTGCCCCCGCTCTCGCTGCGCGGCACTGCCATCTCGATTCGTAAGTTCTCCGAGAAGCCGGTCACGCTGGACAACCTGCGCGACTGGGGTTCGATGAGCGACAAGATGTGCACCGCGCTGAAGATCGCCGGGGCCTGCCGCATGAACATCGTCATTTCCGGCGGTACCGGTTCGGGCAAGACGACGATGCTCAACTCACTGTCGAAAATGATCGATCCGGGCGAGCGCGTGCTGACCATCGAAGACGCCGCCGAACTTCGCCTGCAACAGCCGCACTGGCTGCCGCTGGAAACGCGCCCGCCCAACCTCGAAGGCCAGGGCGCAATCACCATCGGCGATCTCGTCAAGAACGCGCTGCGTATGCGGCCTGACCGGATCATCCTCGGCGAAATTCGTGGCGCGGAATGTTTCGATCTGCTCGCCGCGATGAACACCGGCCACGATGGTTCGATGTGTACGCTTCACGCCAACAGCCCGCGCGAGTGTCTCGGCCGTATGGAAAACATGATCCTGATGGGGGACATCAAGATCCCCAAGGAAGCCATCAGCCGACAGATCGCCGAATCGGTCGATCTGATCGTGCAGGTGAAGCGCCTCCGCGACGGTTCGCGCCGGACCACCAACGTCACCGAAGTGATCGGCATGGAAGGCGATGTGATCGTGACGCAGGAATTGTTCGCTTTCGAATACCTCGACGAGGGCGAAGACGGCAAGATCATCGGCGAACACCGCTCGTCCGGTCTGCGTCCCTACACGCTGGAAAAGGCGCGGCAGTTCGGCTTCGATCAGGCCTATCTGGAAGCCTGCCTGTAG
- a CDS encoding DUF938 domain-containing protein: MDARRFAPATLRNRDPIGAVLADELPEQGTLLEVAAGTGEHAAYLAPRFPGLAWQPTDPDEDALASIAAWRDATAASRLLAPLKLDAASADWPFTSADAMLCVNMIHISPPGATVGLMAGAGRLLPVGGPLIVYGPFLEPEVVTAPSNLEFDASLKARNPEWGLRNMDWVDALAAANGLQRTRRVQMPANNLTLVYRKL; this comes from the coding sequence ATCGACGCGCGGAGGTTCGCACCCGCCACCTTGCGCAACCGCGATCCGATCGGTGCGGTGCTGGCGGACGAGCTGCCGGAGCAAGGCACCTTGCTGGAAGTGGCGGCGGGAACCGGCGAACATGCGGCCTATCTTGCACCGCGCTTTCCGGGCCTTGCGTGGCAACCCACCGATCCGGACGAGGACGCTCTTGCCTCGATCGCTGCATGGCGTGACGCGACAGCGGCAAGCAGGCTGCTCGCGCCGCTAAAGCTTGACGCTGCCTCAGCCGATTGGCCATTCACGTCCGCGGATGCCATGCTCTGCGTCAACATGATCCATATCAGCCCGCCTGGAGCAACCGTCGGCCTGATGGCTGGAGCCGGGCGATTGCTGCCCGTTGGTGGCCCGTTGATTGTTTACGGCCCGTTTCTCGAACCCGAAGTCGTTACGGCCCCCTCCAATCTGGAGTTCGACGCCAGCCTGAAGGCGCGCAATCCGGAATGGGGTTTGCGCAATATGGATTGGGTAGACGCGCTGGCTGCGGCAAATGGCCTACAGCGAACGCGCCGGGTGCAAATGCCGGCCAATAATCTCACGCTTGTTTATCGCAAGTTGTGA
- a CDS encoding aa3-type cytochrome c oxidase subunit IV, giving the protein MANPHDMNAAEGTYSSFIGMLKWSVPLIAVIVLVIVALIS; this is encoded by the coding sequence ATGGCCAATCCGCACGATATGAATGCCGCCGAGGGCACCTATTCGAGCTTCATCGGGATGTTGAAATGGTCGGTGCCGCTGATCGCGGTAATCGTGCTTGTCATCGTCGCGCTGATTTCCTGA
- a CDS encoding NAD(P)(+) transhydrogenase (Re/Si-specific) subunit beta, translating to MGLSFLALAAADAHGMGTPAWAMLAYLVAGVLFILALRGLSSPASSRKGNRFGMAGMLIAVVTTLVTHSMANIVEIAIAIAIGGLIGFTIARRIAMTQMPELVAGFHSLVGLAAVLVGWAAYLNPGAFGLLLPEGGISPVSKIEMGLGIAIGAITFSGSVIAFAKLAGKMSGSPLMLPGRHVINLGTLAAIIVLTALFAMAGPEDTLPLIVAMTVLAFVIGFLLIIPIGGADMPVVVSMLNSYSGWAAAAMGFTLGNTAMIITGALVGSSGAILSYIMCRAMNRSFISVIAGGFGADASSGGGEAREQRPYKQGSAADAAFMLEQAEKVIVIPGYGMAVAQAQHALREMTDVLEAKGVEVKFAIHPVAGRMPGHMNVLLAEANVSYDKVFELEDINSEFAQADVAFIIGANDVVNPAAKTDKSSPIYGMPVFDVDKAKQVFFIKRSMGGVGYAGVDNDVFYMDQTMMLLADAKKMVEEIVKALSH from the coding sequence ATGGGCCTGTCCTTCCTCGCCCTCGCGGCGGCCGATGCGCACGGCATGGGAACTCCCGCCTGGGCGATGCTCGCCTATCTCGTGGCGGGTGTGCTGTTCATCCTCGCGTTGCGCGGGCTTTCCAGCCCGGCGAGCAGCCGCAAGGGCAATCGCTTCGGCATGGCGGGGATGCTGATCGCGGTGGTGACTACGCTGGTCACCCATTCGATGGCCAACATCGTCGAAATCGCGATTGCCATCGCTATCGGCGGGCTGATCGGCTTCACCATCGCCCGGCGCATCGCGATGACGCAGATGCCCGAACTGGTGGCAGGCTTCCATTCGCTGGTCGGCCTTGCGGCTGTGCTGGTGGGCTGGGCGGCCTATCTCAATCCGGGCGCGTTCGGCCTGCTGCTGCCCGAAGGCGGGATATCGCCGGTCAGCAAGATCGAAATGGGACTGGGGATTGCCATCGGAGCGATCACTTTCTCCGGTTCCGTCATCGCCTTCGCCAAGCTGGCGGGCAAGATGAGCGGATCGCCGCTCATGCTGCCGGGGCGCCACGTCATCAATCTCGGCACGCTGGCCGCGATCATCGTGCTCACCGCGTTATTCGCGATGGCCGGTCCGGAGGATACCTTGCCGCTGATCGTGGCGATGACCGTGCTCGCCTTCGTCATCGGCTTCCTGCTCATCATCCCTATCGGCGGGGCAGACATGCCGGTGGTTGTGTCGATGCTCAACTCCTACTCCGGCTGGGCGGCGGCGGCGATGGGGTTCACACTGGGCAATACGGCGATGATCATTACCGGGGCGCTGGTCGGCTCCTCTGGCGCGATCCTCAGCTATATCATGTGCCGGGCGATGAACCGCAGCTTCATTTCGGTGATCGCTGGCGGGTTCGGCGCGGATGCTTCCTCCGGCGGCGGCGAGGCGCGCGAGCAGCGGCCCTACAAGCAGGGCAGCGCGGCGGATGCGGCCTTCATGCTCGAACAGGCGGAAAAGGTCATCGTCATCCCCGGCTACGGCATGGCGGTGGCGCAGGCGCAGCACGCCTTGCGCGAGATGACCGACGTGCTGGAAGCCAAGGGGGTCGAAGTGAAGTTCGCCATCCACCCGGTCGCCGGACGGATGCCGGGGCACATGAATGTGCTGCTGGCCGAAGCGAACGTGTCCTATGACAAGGTGTTCGAGTTGGAGGACATCAACAGCGAATTCGCGCAGGCGGACGTGGCGTTCATTATCGGCGCGAACGACGTGGTGAACCCGGCAGCGAAGACTGACAAGAGCTCGCCCATCTACGGAATGCCGGTGTTCGACGTCGACAAGGCCAAGCAGGTGTTCTTCATCAAGCGCTCTATGGGCGGGGTGGGCTATGCGGGCGTCGACAACGACGTGTTCTACATGGACCAGACGATGATGCTGCTCGCCGATGCGAAGAAGATGGTCGAGGAAATCGTCAAGGCACTGTCGCACTGA
- a CDS encoding DMT family transporter, with product MTEPQTHTDRPLLALLLRLLGIAGLAVMAVQIKLAAEIGVHVAEIIFWRQFISIPILLVWAMLAGGVKLLGTRRPKAHGMRALYGFVGMICNFGGVIMLPLAEATTLTFAAPIFAVILSVVIMRETVGWWRWGSVLAGFAGIVVIAQPGGGHIPLFGAVVALCGAFMIALISIQIRDLGRTEKPMVIVFWFAVVSSLVSLPVQFFVFQPHSTNEWLLLLGIGLSGTFGQVFITLALRYGQVSSVIVMDYSNIIWATLLGWLVFSTLPPTTTWLGAPLVVLAGIIIAWRERVVSRKPFVDQRQATGT from the coding sequence GTGACCGAACCACAGACACACACCGATCGCCCGCTGCTCGCCCTGCTGCTGCGGCTGCTGGGCATTGCCGGGCTGGCGGTGATGGCAGTGCAGATCAAGCTGGCGGCGGAAATCGGCGTACATGTGGCCGAAATCATTTTCTGGCGACAGTTCATCTCCATCCCGATCCTGCTCGTCTGGGCCATGCTGGCGGGAGGGGTGAAGCTGCTCGGCACCCGCAGGCCGAAGGCGCACGGAATGCGGGCGCTCTATGGCTTTGTCGGAATGATCTGCAACTTCGGCGGCGTCATCATGCTGCCACTGGCCGAAGCAACCACGCTGACCTTCGCCGCGCCGATCTTCGCCGTCATCCTCTCGGTTGTGATAATGCGTGAGACGGTGGGCTGGTGGCGCTGGGGTTCGGTGCTGGCGGGCTTTGCCGGGATCGTCGTGATCGCCCAGCCGGGCGGCGGCCACATCCCGCTGTTCGGCGCTGTGGTAGCGCTGTGCGGGGCCTTCATGATCGCGCTGATATCGATCCAGATTCGCGATCTTGGGCGGACCGAAAAGCCGATGGTGATCGTGTTCTGGTTTGCGGTGGTCAGTTCGCTGGTGAGCCTTCCGGTACAATTTTTCGTTTTCCAGCCGCATTCGACGAACGAATGGCTGCTGTTGCTCGGCATCGGCCTGTCGGGCACTTTCGGGCAGGTGTTCATCACGCTGGCGCTACGGTACGGCCAGGTCTCCAGCGTGATCGTGATGGACTACTCGAACATCATCTGGGCCACCTTACTGGGATGGCTGGTGTTTTCCACCTTGCCACCGACGACAACCTGGCTCGGCGCGCCTTTGGTGGTGCTGGCAGGGATCATCATTGCCTGGCGCGAACGCGTCGTGAGCCGGAAGCCGTTTGTCGATCAGCGGCAGGCGACAGGAACCTGA
- a CDS encoding NAD(P)H-binding protein translates to MSDHARVLLVGATGLIGRTIIARSPDLQGIALQGLARREIPFPAGTRMELVLAESEQWPDIVTQLAPDAVISAIGTTHRKAGSSEAFRAVDHDLVLELARAAKDAGVRNFVQVSSVGADPYAKNNYLRVKGDTEKDLKALHFHRLDLLRPGLLRGKRHNDLRVLEKLGQVLSPLADAFLRGDNSKYRSIRAIDLADAALAGAVAKAGGQFVHEHDGLMRLATEFRRSQAAATMETT, encoded by the coding sequence ATGTCTGATCATGCGCGCGTCTTGCTGGTCGGGGCCACCGGGCTGATCGGGCGGACGATCATCGCCCGCTCGCCCGACCTGCAGGGGATTGCGCTGCAAGGCCTTGCCCGGCGCGAGATACCTTTTCCGGCTGGCACGCGTATGGAACTGGTGCTGGCCGAAAGCGAACAGTGGCCGGACATCGTCACTCAGCTAGCCCCGGATGCAGTGATCAGCGCGATTGGCACCACGCACCGCAAGGCGGGTAGCAGCGAAGCGTTTCGCGCGGTCGATCACGATCTGGTGCTGGAACTCGCGCGTGCGGCCAAGGATGCGGGGGTGCGCAATTTCGTGCAGGTGTCCTCGGTAGGCGCCGATCCCTATGCGAAGAACAATTACCTGCGGGTGAAGGGCGATACCGAGAAAGACCTCAAGGCGCTGCACTTCCACCGGCTCGATCTGCTCCGCCCCGGCCTGCTGCGCGGCAAGCGGCACAACGATCTGCGCGTGCTGGAAAAGCTGGGGCAGGTTCTTTCGCCGCTGGCCGATGCGTTCCTACGGGGGGATAACAGCAAGTACCGCTCAATCCGCGCCATCGACCTGGCCGATGCCGCGCTGGCTGGAGCGGTGGCGAAAGCGGGCGGCCAGTTCGTCCACGAACATGATGGACTGATGCGGCTGGCGACCGAGTTCAGGCGCAGTCAAGCCGCAGCCACTATGGAGACGACATGA
- a CDS encoding deoxyguanosinetriphosphate triphosphohydrolase: MPSAPYAADPAASRGREFDQPGHTARGPRTAFQRDRDRIIHSIAFRRLAGKTQVFIAPDGDHYRVRLTHSLEVAQIGRVIARDLRLEEDLTEALCLAHDLGHPPFGHSGEDALELALAAHGGFDHNGQTLRTVMRLDSPYCEMQGLNLSWEVLEGLAKHNGPVAQPKWALAELDAAYPLDLARWATLEAQVAALADDIAYDNHDIDDGLRAGFLDLDDLLSLDFLADLWREVEARFPRAPRERLLRELVRSQIGVMVNDLLETTRANLAGIENVEQVRGAGRALAAFSPDMAARERRLKRFMYDRLYHHADQVRTAERAQQVIAQLYTAYDDEPSLMTQGWAERLPTDEPARSRHIADFIAGMTDNYAIRQYERLFGSVPEGLSNV; the protein is encoded by the coding sequence ATGCCGAGCGCCCCCTATGCTGCCGATCCCGCTGCCAGTCGCGGGCGCGAGTTCGATCAGCCTGGCCACACCGCGCGCGGGCCGCGCACCGCTTTCCAGCGCGATCGGGACCGGATCATCCATTCGATCGCGTTCCGGCGGCTGGCAGGCAAGACGCAGGTGTTCATCGCTCCCGATGGCGATCATTACCGGGTGCGGCTCACCCACAGTCTGGAGGTGGCGCAGATCGGACGTGTCATCGCACGCGACCTGCGGCTAGAAGAGGACCTGACCGAAGCGCTGTGCCTGGCGCACGATCTCGGCCATCCGCCGTTCGGCCATTCCGGAGAAGACGCGCTGGAACTGGCGCTGGCGGCGCACGGCGGGTTCGATCACAACGGCCAGACCTTGCGCACCGTGATGCGGCTCGACAGTCCCTATTGCGAAATGCAAGGCCTTAACCTGAGCTGGGAAGTGCTCGAAGGACTGGCCAAGCACAATGGACCGGTGGCGCAGCCGAAGTGGGCGCTGGCCGAACTCGACGCCGCTTACCCGCTCGACTTGGCGCGGTGGGCGACGCTCGAAGCGCAAGTGGCGGCGCTGGCGGACGATATTGCCTACGACAACCACGATATCGACGATGGCCTGCGCGCCGGTTTTCTCGATCTAGACGATCTCCTTTCGCTCGATTTCCTTGCCGACCTGTGGCGCGAAGTCGAGGCGCGCTTTCCGCGTGCGCCGCGCGAGCGGTTGCTGCGCGAACTGGTGCGTAGCCAGATCGGGGTGATGGTGAACGACCTGCTGGAAACGACGCGCGCCAATCTCGCCGGTATCGAGAACGTCGAACAGGTGCGCGGCGCGGGCAGGGCACTCGCTGCCTTCTCTCCTGACATGGCGGCGCGCGAACGGCGGCTGAAGCGCTTCATGTATGACCGACTTTATCACCATGCGGACCAGGTTCGCACGGCGGAGCGGGCACAGCAGGTTATCGCGCAACTCTACACCGCATATGACGATGAGCCGTCGCTTATGACCCAGGGCTGGGCCGAACGCCTGCCGACGGATGAACCTGCACGCTCTCGCCACATCGCCGATTTCATCGCCGGGATGACCGACAATTACGCCATCCGCCAGTACGAACGACTGTTCGGTTCGGTGCCCGAAGGCCTGTCCAATGTCTGA
- a CDS encoding amino acid racemase encodes MRKLGLIGGMSWVSTARYYERINKVIQRDMDVRASAPLLIESLDFSQVYQLQSEEDWARGAQVLTDAANRLAAAGAEMLVIAANSMHRVYRDVQAQVDVPILHIAECVGEKMKADGIERAMLIGTRNVMVESFYRRRLVAHGVDLMPPQMDDVEELDRIIYEELMLGKAKKDSERAIKSMLTRYDNDGAEAVVLACTELELIVDVSANVLPIYDCMSIHADAAAQWIMAG; translated from the coding sequence GTGCGCAAGTTGGGGCTGATCGGCGGAATGAGCTGGGTGTCCACCGCTCGCTATTACGAACGCATCAACAAGGTGATCCAGCGCGACATGGACGTGCGCGCCTCCGCGCCGTTGCTGATCGAGAGCCTCGATTTTTCGCAGGTCTACCAGTTGCAGAGCGAGGAAGACTGGGCGCGCGGCGCGCAGGTGCTGACCGATGCCGCCAATCGGCTGGCGGCGGCAGGGGCGGAAATGCTCGTCATCGCCGCCAATTCGATGCACCGCGTCTATCGCGATGTGCAGGCGCAGGTCGACGTGCCGATCCTGCACATCGCCGAATGCGTGGGCGAGAAGATGAAGGCTGACGGGATCGAGCGCGCCATGCTGATCGGCACCCGCAATGTAATGGTCGAAAGCTTCTACCGCCGCCGCCTGGTCGCGCACGGAGTGGACCTGATGCCGCCGCAGATGGACGATGTCGAAGAGCTCGACCGGATCATCTACGAGGAACTGATGCTGGGCAAGGCGAAGAAGGATTCAGAGCGCGCGATAAAGTCCATGCTGACCCGTTACGACAACGACGGCGCGGAAGCGGTGGTGCTGGCCTGCACCGAGCTGGAACTGATCGTCGATGTCAGCGCCAACGTGCTGCCGATCTATGATTGCATGAGCATCCATGCCGATGCCGCTGCACAGTGGATCATGGCGGGCTAA
- a CDS encoding NAD(P) transhydrogenase subunit alpha, protein MRIAVLKEQAPGESRVAATPETVKKLTALGAVLAVEEGAGVAASISDEAYCEAGAEVLPAAQAVKDADIVLAVQAPEVAALAGAKPGAWVAATFDPFGQRERVNAYAAAGYEALAMEFMPRITRAQSMDVLSSQSNLAGYKAVIAAADTYGRAFPMMMTAAGTISAAKVFVMGVGVAGLQAIATAKRLGAQVSATDVRSATREQIQSLGAKPVFVENVAGIEGEGAGGYATEMSPEYQAAQAELVSSHIAKQDIVITTALIPGRAAPRLVSDAQIATMRSGSVIFDLAVAQGGNVEGSVPDQVVEKHGVKIIGFSNTATHLAADASALYSRNLFNFLNAFWDKDAGRPVLDAEIGDAVRLARGGEVVSERLKG, encoded by the coding sequence ATGCGGATCGCGGTCCTCAAGGAACAGGCTCCGGGCGAAAGCCGCGTTGCCGCCACTCCCGAAACGGTCAAGAAGCTGACGGCGCTGGGTGCAGTGCTGGCGGTTGAGGAAGGCGCGGGGGTTGCCGCATCGATATCCGACGAAGCCTACTGCGAAGCCGGGGCCGAGGTGCTTCCTGCGGCGCAGGCGGTGAAGGATGCCGATATCGTCCTTGCGGTGCAGGCGCCCGAAGTGGCTGCATTGGCAGGGGCTAAGCCGGGAGCCTGGGTGGCGGCGACGTTCGATCCGTTCGGACAGCGCGAGCGGGTGAATGCCTATGCTGCCGCCGGATACGAAGCGCTGGCGATGGAATTCATGCCGCGCATCACCCGCGCGCAGAGCATGGACGTGCTCTCCAGCCAGTCGAACCTTGCCGGGTACAAGGCGGTGATCGCGGCGGCGGATACCTATGGCCGCGCTTTCCCGATGATGATGACCGCGGCAGGCACGATTTCCGCCGCCAAGGTGTTCGTGATGGGCGTGGGCGTGGCCGGATTGCAGGCGATCGCTACCGCCAAGCGATTGGGCGCGCAGGTTTCCGCCACCGATGTGCGGAGCGCCACCAGGGAGCAGATCCAGTCGCTCGGTGCGAAGCCGGTGTTCGTGGAGAATGTCGCCGGAATCGAAGGCGAGGGTGCGGGCGGCTATGCCACCGAAATGTCGCCCGAATACCAGGCGGCGCAGGCGGAGCTGGTCTCCAGCCATATCGCGAAGCAGGACATCGTCATCACCACTGCGCTGATACCCGGCCGCGCCGCTCCCCGGCTGGTTTCGGACGCGCAGATCGCAACGATGCGCAGCGGGTCCGTGATCTTCGATCTGGCCGTGGCGCAGGGTGGAAACGTCGAAGGTTCGGTGCCCGATCAGGTGGTCGAGAAGCACGGGGTGAAGATCATCGGCTTTTCGAACACCGCCACGCACCTCGCGGCGGATGCCAGCGCGCTCTATTCGCGTAACCTGTTCAATTTCCTCAACGCCTTCTGGGACAAGGACGCCGGACGCCCGGTGCTCGACGCGGAAATCGGTGACGCCGTGCGGCTAGCGCGCGGCGGCGAAGTGGTGAGCGAGAGGCTGAAGGGGTGA